A stretch of DNA from Octopus bimaculoides isolate UCB-OBI-ISO-001 chromosome 23, ASM119413v2, whole genome shotgun sequence:
ATCaatgaaaacaagcaaaataatttgGAAGGAGAATGTTTattatgataattctttctaggccaggaattttgtggggagtgggataatcaattacatctaCCTCCTGTGCTTAACTGATGCTGATTTCATTGACTTACATAAAAGTACataagacaaaattgaccttggtggaatttgaactcagaacataaaactggaagaaatgccactcagcattttgttcagtgtgtcaatgattctgcctgcttgctgccttaataataataataataataataataataataatataatataataataataacagtaatggtttcaaattttggcacaagtccagcaattttcaTGGAGGTGTTTACTCTGTTACATAGACTCCAGTACTGActggttcattattttattgactttcaaaaggatgaaaggcaaagttgaccatgagatGATTTCTAATCTGGATGTGAAGGACCAGAACAAAAGTTGCATGGCATTTTTTTCCCATCATTCTTAACAATTCAGCAATTTGGGTGAAGgatgtaaatcgattacatcgaccccagtgttcaactggtatttattttatagactcctGAAAAGATGTACATCCAAACGTGGGGTGTAAccggcccacttatgagtacccctcattcattagacaatgaactttgcttgtgaagacctattgaggcaagtgtaagcaaatcaaaattgctgacttggccaatgacagtaccacctgactggcacttgtgccagtgaaacattaaaagcacatctgagcatgatcgttgccagggccacggattggctcccatgccagtgacacgtgaaaagcaccattcgagtgtgattgttgccagcgtTGCTTTACCAGCacttgctggtggcacatgaaaaacaacattcgagcatggtcgttgccagtgccaccggactggttcccgtgcaggtagcatgtaaagaCACTTTTTGAgtgttgccagaaccgcctgactggccctcgtgctggttgcaataataataattattattattattattcaagtcactgcctggaatcgaactcggaattttgggttagtagcccacgctcttaaccactacgccatataccaagagtgcgggctattaaccccaagattctaagttcgattccaggcagtaacttgaataataataatatcgaaaaataccttaggaatgagaacccaggtttgaaatttccccaaggcaccagatgaaggctggagggtatatcagccgaaacgtgttaacaaacaagataaggacaagtatccgtcaaatataaataatgtacataattcctcatctcttaaatatagaactgcacaGAAAtgggtatcttgctgtagaggagatgcaTGGTTACCTCAGTTGGAAAATACAGAGGAGAGAGGAAAGATATTGGTATCTCCTGTCAATTGTTGGGACTGTGACTGTTCATGGCTTTGGTATGTCTTGATAAGCTTTCTCCCTACTGGTTGCTTTTCTGCTTTGGTTTGCCATTTATTATGATGAATTCCTTTCCATTTCATATTCCTCTTTGCAGTATCTTTGAAGTTTAGGTCTTCCCTGGTTTCTTTTCCCTTTACATAGTTGGGAGTAAAAGACTTATCTGCAGAGTCTACTGCTGTCCATCCTTTGTATGTGACCTAACCAACATTTCTATCAATGAAGATTTCCATCATAGAAGGCAGGCCAGCATGCTGTAGGATGAactaaagaaagataaaataatatatttaaaaagaaatatttaacgaggaaattgttttaattatccaataattttttttcatttcagatgAACTGAGAGAACCACTGTTGCCTATTTTCCAGTTCCAACTTCAACAAATTGACAAATGACATTTACCTCACCGATGTGACATAGTTAGCCAATATGTCTAACCAGATATATAACATTCCGACAATCCCTCCTGATTTGTGGCAGGAAGATACCATCATTCAAATTGCTGACACATTGCAGTACCTGTATCAAGTGACTGATGATATTTTCGACCGCATCAGCAACAAAGTCAACGAGAACCTTCAGCGTCTGGCCAAAGTAAACGACCGGGTTGGCATAGCGCAAGCCAAAGTCGAGAAGCTGAAGGGCAGCAACAAAGCGACCAGGGTGTTTGCTTCTGCCAAGTTTCCTTCCACTGAATACCTCGATGAATACAACAGCTTGTTCCGAGATAAACAGAATCTAAAAAGCCTGAAGAAAACACACTCAAAGCtgcagggacacaaacacactacgGTCGATGAGAAAGTGCTCAAAGAGAAATTACAGTTCTACAATGTTCACATTAATTTGAAAAGTAAACAGCGTGAAGGTGAGGGAGAAGGACTTGGTCGACTGCCCCACAACATTCCATCTATATCAACTCTGCTGCTCTTTAATACTTCTGA
This window harbors:
- the LOC106883601 gene encoding WASH complex subunit 1, whose translation is MSNQIYNIPTIPPDLWQEDTIIQIADTLQYLYQVTDDIFDRISNKVNENLQRLAKVNDRVGIAQAKVEKLKGSNKATRVFASAKFPSTEYLDEYNSLFRDKQNLKSLKKTHSKLQGHKHTTVDEKVLKEKLQFYNVHINLKSKQREGEGEGLGRLPHNIPSISTLLLFNTSENLYKKYVMLDPLGVVTKTREDIGEEDGLTEAPSSIAKNEEIKRLEADTYFYVPSIGNVPEITAPTSLPDLPGVADDVSYMADLGPSIAPSVPSSMPDLPTIGESDSLDFDKPSVHLDPSSLL